The DNA sequence CGGGGTATGCTGGTCGCGAATATGTGCTGATTTCTCTTCAAGTCGCGGTTTGGATAAGCGGTCTCAGAATCCTTCCAGCACTGCGATATGCGTTGGCTGCCTCTCGAGGGGGAAGGTATTGAGAGCGCGATCCAGAAAGAAACAATCTATTCGAGCCCATCCCGTGCCGGTGGCAATCGCGCCTCTGTGAACTCGTTCTGTTCGCCAGTTGTGATAAGGTGATGCCACGGCGTGATCTGGTCATTAAGAAACAAGGAGCAGCTATGGCGGACCTTGCAGCGATTAGCGCACAACTGGATCGACTACACCAGGAATTAATAGCCTCTCGCGTCTTCGTCGCTGGACGCCCTGATAGTGGGGCCAAAGCTGCGGAAGAATCAAGTCGACTTGAGCGAGTTGCCGAAAATCTTCGCATCATTGTTCGTGACCTCAACAGTAGCGAATCTATGCTTCGAGTTCGCGAGAGCCAATTGCGGAGTACTCCACCTCACCAGCGGTATTCTACTGAGCAGTCATTGAGGCAATTGACCGAAAACGTTCAAGCTGTCCGCAGCAAGGCTCAAAAACTGGCGGATCTCGTCCGAGAGCTCCTTGATCGAAACGGACTACTCAACCCGATCCAGAAAGCAAAGGGAATCCTGGACTTGGCCAGCGATTTGGACAAAGTTGTCGGCCAAGAGGCGCAGGCTCAAGTCGCACAACTGCTGCATGCATCCAGACAGACGATATTGAGCACGCCATCCGTCGGCGGTCCGATACCTTCGGTCAGTGGCGTCGTTGGCTTGGTTGCGTTCGCATATTTGGGAATCAAGCTACTGCAGAAAAAATCCGGTTCGAAGCCGTAATCGGAGTAGTTGCCGGTCGTCGTCGGCTCGCCAGCGGATTGAGATCAGATCGGTTGTAGGCACGAGCGCACGAGGGACGCCACTGGTGTGTCACTCCGCGAAGTGCCGTTAAGGTTTCCTCACTCGGAAGGTCTAAATGATCTGTGGATCTGGACAAGGTCAGTTTCGGGCAACTGCGCGTACTTCCCTTCAAGAAACTCGCATGGCGGCTTCTCCCTGACCAGCACTTCTGCTGCTGAGAAGAGCATCCCGTCCGTCTGAGTCGCTCAGGTCTAGTAAGGCCTCAGATATTGGCATTCTGGAGATTCCGGTATTGAATGTCTGCGAATGAAAGCGAGCGTGACAGACCAGGAAGTCCACCTCCCTGGTCGAGTACGCCCCCTCTGGATCCGGCGGCGAACGCAACGACGTGAGCGAGCATCGATCCAGCCGGCCGCCACAACTTCGCGCCTGCCGCTCCCTGCACCATAATCAGGGGTGAGCGCGATGGACGACCATGACATCCGAAACCATTTGGGCCGGTGACTACAAAATACCGTGGGACGACCCGGCATTCAGCAGACGCATGTTGGCCGAACACTTGACCCAGGACCACGACATGGCAAGCCGGCGCTTCGAATGGATCGATCGCCAGGTGGAGTGGATCCACCATCAATTGTTGACCGGGCGCCGCGCGAACATCCTCGATCTGGGCTGCGGACCCGGGTTCTACTCGCACCGTCTGGCGGCGTTGGGCCACCAGTGCCGTGGTATCGACTTCGGGCCCGCCTCCATCGAGTATGCCCGGCGCGCAGGCCGGGACCCGTCGCGCTGTGAGTTCGAGTTGGGCGACATCCGCCGGATTGCGTTCGGCGGCCCTTACGATCTGGCGATGATCCTCTTTGGCGAGATGAACGTGTTCCCGCCGTCGGAGATTGGCACGATCTTCCAGCGAGCGCGTGCCAGCCTCGTGCCGGACCACGGTGTCCTCATCCTCGAAATCCAAACGCCGGAGGCCGTCCAGCAGACGGGACACAGCGCACCAACCGACGAGCACTTCCCCTCGGGACTGTTCTCGGATGGCCCGTATCGATGCCAAACCCAGTGCGAGTGGATTCCGGAGCAGCACGTCGCCGTCCAGCGGTTCACGGTCAGCGACGATGCCGGCGCCACCACGGCGTACCGAAATACGACGAAAGCCTGGAGTGTCGAGGATCTGACCGCTTTGCTGCGGGCCGCCGGCTTCGACCGGGTGCTCCATCAGGAAGGTTGGCCGTCCAATACAGACAGCTTGGCCCTCTGGAGTGCGGAAACCGCCATGACCCGGTGAAATCCTGCCCGCCCCACCGCGTTTGCCGGCCCACAACTCCAAATATGGTGGAATCACGCAGACCTCGCCAGCCTGCAGATCGGCTGGACTTCCGCCCACGCCGATCCGCAACTGCCCACCATCACTCTCATCGGTTTCTCCCAAAGAAGCCCCACCCTGAAATGACGGTCACGAGTTAATGTAGATTTCACCTTCTCCGTAACCCCATAAGAATAAACCTCGTCCCTCTCCGGCGAATCAGGTCTCCCTCAGATCGCTGGCAGGCCGCCTTCTATAATCTGCCCCGAGGTGACACATGTCAGTGAACACGAGATCGGAACGGGCGCCCGGCAACGGCAAACGCTCGCGCGGCCCTGTTGCGGCGGAGGGCAAAGCCCGTTCCGCTAACAACTCAACCGGGTACGGCTGCTACGCCGCGTCCGGACAACAGCCCCCGTATCCTCTCCCTTTCAAGAAGGAGGACGGGGCCGCATACCAGGAACTCCTGAGCCGTCTGTGCCGGGACTTCCTCCCGGCTAATTCTCTCGAATACGCCCTCGTCCGCGAACTCTGCGCCGTCGAGTGGCGGATCACACGCAATTTCTCCCTCGAGACCCAAATCCTCAACGGCCAGATCGCCGCCGAGTGCGACGCCATCCGCCGCAGCCAGGGCTCCCTTCGAGGCATCGACCCCATCGACGCCACCGCCTTTGCCATACAAACGCTCGTCGACAATTCCCCAATCCTCCCCCTCTGCGGACGCGAACTCGCCCGGCTCCAGCGCGCCCGCCGCGAAACCCTGAACACGCTTCTCTCACTCCGTAAACGCCGGTAGGTAGTCATCAGCTCGCCGGAACCTCCTTGTGCCTCAAAAACCCCGGATCACGTCCTACACGTGGCCCGACACGCTCTTTGAAACCTAAACCGCGTGTCCAATTCGGAACGCCGTCCAGACGCGGACGAAAGCCGCTCCAAACTCCAGTCCCATCAATGCCGCCGCTCGCCACAATCCACTCACAGCGGAGGAACAAAGCCATGCAGCCGAGGCGGCCGGACCCGTGGCTGCTTCATTTGATAAACGAAGCCACTCGCCCAATCCACCGGCTGTGAGGGAACAAAGCCATCTGGCTCCAACGGCTGGGTCCGTGGGTGCGTCATTTGATAAACGAAGCCAATCGCCCAATCCACCCGCTGTGAGGGAACAAAGCCATTCGGCTCCCACGGTAGCTCTGGGGCCAGTCCCATGCCCCTTCAGGACTGAAACGGTACACCGGATCTGCATCGCCCGGTGCCGGCCCGCCCCGCACGTCCCCCTCCGCATCGAGTCCACCCCATTGGCATTCCGTCGTTCAGTGGAATACGATGTCATCCAGGAAACCAGGGCGATCTCGCCCGAGGCGTCCGCTCTTACTGATTTCGACCTGGAGATAAACATGAGGCTGACGGCATTAGCAAGTCTGGTCCTTGCATTCACCGGCTCCTGCCTGGCGCAGGGCTCGGGCACTTTCAAACCCGCGACATCGAATGTCCTCGATGCTCAGTATCCGCGTGTTGATAACGATTCACGCGTCGAGATCCGCTTCAAGGCGCCGGATGCCGCCAAGGTCAGGGTCAACTTCTGGAGCGGTCCCAAGGCCGATATGGAAAAACAAGCGGACGGCTTCTGGACCTTTACCACGCCGCCGCTGGCTCCGGGCCTGCACTACTACACGGTCATCGTCGACGGCGCCGAAGTCAGTGATCCCGGCAGCACGGCCTACTATGGCGGCAGCAAATGGGCCAGCGCGGTCGAGGTGCCCGAAGCGGGCTCAACCTACTACTTGCCCCAGGATGTTCCGCACGGGCAGGTGCGCGAGGTCTGGTACAACTCCAAGGTGACCGGCACCTGGCGGCATGCTTTGGTCTACACGCCCCCGGGCTATGACGCACAGGTGAAGGAACGCTACCCGGTGCTCTACCTCCAGCACGGAGGCGGAGAGGATGAGTCCGGCTGGACCCGGCAGGGCAAAGCCAATTTCATCCTCGACAACCTGATCGCCGCCCGCAAGGCAAAGCCGAT is a window from the uncultured Paludibaculum sp. genome containing:
- a CDS encoding class I SAM-dependent methyltransferase produces the protein MTSETIWAGDYKIPWDDPAFSRRMLAEHLTQDHDMASRRFEWIDRQVEWIHHQLLTGRRANILDLGCGPGFYSHRLAALGHQCRGIDFGPASIEYARRAGRDPSRCEFELGDIRRIAFGGPYDLAMILFGEMNVFPPSEIGTIFQRARASLVPDHGVLILEIQTPEAVQQTGHSAPTDEHFPSGLFSDGPYRCQTQCEWIPEQHVAVQRFTVSDDAGATTAYRNTTKAWSVEDLTALLRAAGFDRVLHQEGWPSNTDSLALWSAETAMTR
- a CDS encoding alpha/beta hydrolase-fold protein; the encoded protein is MRLTALASLVLAFTGSCLAQGSGTFKPATSNVLDAQYPRVDNDSRVEIRFKAPDAAKVRVNFWSGPKADMEKQADGFWTFTTPPLAPGLHYYTVIVDGAEVSDPGSTAYYGGSKWASAVEVPEAGSTYYLPQDVPHGQVREVWYNSKVTGTWRHALVYTPPGYDAQVKERYPVLYLQHGGGEDESGWTRQGKANFILDNLIAARKAKPMLVVMANGYARRAGQPVPDLRGKGFGSPEMRKVMQDMMSAFEDDVTQALIPYIDSNFRTLTGRDHRAMAGLSMGGMQTFHVTFNHLDLFTYIGGFSGAANAFAAGSDKLDTKTAFNGAMADPAAFAKRVHLLWFGVGTTEPERMRQGIQKLHASLEEAKVQHVYYESPGTDHEWQTWRRDLQDFAPRLFQAAAQKK